The proteins below are encoded in one region of Manis pentadactyla isolate mManPen7 chromosome 2, mManPen7.hap1, whole genome shotgun sequence:
- the SLC6A18 gene encoding inactive sodium-dependent neutral amino acid transporter B(0)AT3 isoform X3, with the protein MQVAGLSRGMAHPPGPDAPGDGGGDARPRWDNKLQYLLSCVGFAVGLGNIWRFPYLCQSHGGGAFLVPYLVALALEGIPLFHIELAIGQRLRKGSVGVWTAISPYLGGVGLGCFTMSFLISLYYNTVLSWVLWYFLNSFQHPLPWSSCPLDLNRTGLVEECQGSSTVSYFWYRQTLNITADISDSGSIQWRLLGCLAACWAIVYLCVIRGIESTGKAIYFTASFPYLVLTIFLIRGLTLPGATAGLVHLFTPNMQILLDPRVWLDAATQIFFSLSLAFGGHIAFASYNPPRNDCQKDAVAIALVNSMTSLYASIAVFSVLGFKAANDHGRCLDRNILRLINAFDLPDQGISREAYPAALGHLNASQPKQVAQLHLESCRLEDFLDKSASGTGLAFIVFTEAVLHMPGAPSWAVLFFGMLFALGLSSMFGNMEGIITPLLDMGLMPRSVSKEVLTGVTCLVCFLVAICFTLQSGNYWLEIFDNFTASMNLLVFAFFEVVGVAYVYGMERRSSPGGRRSPTRAGYGPPVCSCPLYPPCGSPLSRWPSCSSGADGGRTLGRTVVKLLRARDGRGEGWAPVLLASRAPNRITHLL; encoded by the exons ATGCAGGTGGCAGGGCTGAGCCGTGGCATGGCACACCCCCCAGGGCCAGATGCACCTGGGGACGGCGGCGGGGATGCGAGGCCCCGGTGGGACAACAAGCTCCAGTATCTGCTGAGCTGCGTGGGCTTTGCTGTGGGCCTGGGCAACATCTGGAGGTTCCCGTACCTGTGCCAGAGCCATGGTGGAG GAGCCTTCCTCGTCCCCTATCTTGTTGCCTTGGCCCTCGAGGGGATTCCCCTCTTCCACATTGAGCTTGCCATTGGCCAGCGCCTGCGGAAGGGCAGCGTCGGGGTGTGGACAGCCATCTCACCCTACCTGGGTGGAGTCG GGCTGggctgcttcaccatgtccttccTGATCAGCCTGTACTACAACACCGTCCTGAGCTGGGTGCTGTGGTACTTCCTCAACTCCTTCCAGCACCCGCTGCCCTGGAGCTCCTGCCCACTGGACCTCAACCGCACAG GGCTCGTGGAGGAGTGCCAGGGCAGCAGTACCGTGAGCTACTTCTGGTACCGGCAGACGCTGAATATCACGGCCGACATCAGTGACAGTGGCTCTATCCAGTGGCGGCTGCTGGGCTGCTTGGCTGCCTGCTGGGCGATCGTGTATCTGTGTGTCATCAGAGGCATCGAGTCCACTGGGAAG GCAATTTACTTCACGGCCTCATTCCCCTACCTGGTCCTGACCATCTTCCTGATCAGAGGGCTCACGCTGCCTGGGGCGACTGCTGGGCTGGTCCACCTGTTCACTCCCAAT ATGCAGATTCTCCTGGACCCCCGGGTGTGGCTGGATGCAGCCACCcagatatttttctctctgtctctggcctTTGGAGGACACATCGCTTTTGCGAGTTACAACCCACCCAG GAACGACTGTCAGAAGGATGCAGTGGCCATTGCCCTGGTCAACAGCATGACCTCTCTCTATGCATCCATTGCTGTCTTCTCAGTCTTGGGGTTCAAGGCAGCCAATGACCATGGGCGCTGCCTGGACAG AAATATTCTCCGCCTGATCAATGCATTCGACCTCCCGGACCAGGGGATCTCCAGGGAAGCCTACCCTGCAGCTCTGGGGCATCTGAATGCCTCCCAGCCCAAGCAGGTCGCCCAGCTCCACCTGGAGTCCTGCCGCCTGGAAGACTTCCTGGATAAG AGTGCCTCCGGCACGGGCCTGGCCTTCATCGTCTTCACGGAGGCCGTCCTCCACATGCCCGGTGCCCCCAGCTGGGCTGTGCTCTTCTTTGGGATGCTGTTTGCCTTGGGCCTGTCGTCCATGTTCGGGAACATGGAGGGCATCATCACACCGCTCCTGGACATGGGGCTCATGCCCAGATCGGTCTCCAAGGAGGTCCTGACTG GGGTGACCTGCCTGGTCTGCTTCCTCGTGGCGATCTGCTTCACGCTGCAGTCTGGAAACTACTGGCTGGAGATTTTTGACAATTTCACCGCTTCCATGAACCTGCTGGTCTTTGCCTTCTTTGAGGTGGTGGGCGTTGCTTATGTTTACGGGATGGAGCG GCGCAGTTCCCCTGGAGGCAGGAGAAGTCCTACCCGGGCTGGGTACGGGCCACCTGTGTGCTCCTGTCCTTTGTACCCTCCCTGTGGGTCCCCGCTGTCGCGCTGGCCCAGCTGCTCTTCAGGTGCAGACGGAGGCAGGACGCTGGGCAGGACCGTGGTGAAGCTGCTGAGGGCCAGGGACGGGCGTGGGGAGGGCTGGGCCCCTGTGCTGCTTGCTAGCAGAGCACCCAACCGTATTACACACTTGCTCTGA
- the SLC6A18 gene encoding inactive sodium-dependent neutral amino acid transporter B(0)AT3 isoform X1, producing MQVAGLSRGMAHPPGPDAPGDGGGDARPRWDNKLQYLLSCVGFAVGLGNIWRFPYLCQSHGGGAFLVPYLVALALEGIPLFHIELAIGQRLRKGSVGVWTAISPYLGGVGLGCFTMSFLISLYYNTVLSWVLWYFLNSFQHPLPWSSCPLDLNRTGLVEECQGSSTVSYFWYRQTLNITADISDSGSIQWRLLGCLAACWAIVYLCVIRGIESTGKAIYFTASFPYLVLTIFLIRGLTLPGATAGLVHLFTPNMQILLDPRVWLDAATQIFFSLSLAFGGHIAFASYNPPRNDCQKDAVAIALVNSMTSLYASIAVFSVLGFKAANDHGRCLDRNILRLINAFDLPDQGISREAYPAALGHLNASQPKQVAQLHLESCRLEDFLDKSASGTGLAFIVFTEAVLHMPGAPSWAVLFFGMLFALGLSSMFGNMEGIITPLLDMGLMPRSVSKEVLTGVTCLVCFLVAICFTLQSGNYWLEIFDNFTASMNLLVFAFFEVVGVAYVYGMERFCDDIAWMTGRRPGLYWQVTWKAVSPLLLLTILAAYAVLLAWTPLSYKAWDPQYAQFPWRQEKSYPGWVRATCVLLSFVPSLWVPAVALAQLLFRCRRRQDAGQDRGEAAEGQGRAWGGLGPCAAC from the exons ATGCAGGTGGCAGGGCTGAGCCGTGGCATGGCACACCCCCCAGGGCCAGATGCACCTGGGGACGGCGGCGGGGATGCGAGGCCCCGGTGGGACAACAAGCTCCAGTATCTGCTGAGCTGCGTGGGCTTTGCTGTGGGCCTGGGCAACATCTGGAGGTTCCCGTACCTGTGCCAGAGCCATGGTGGAG GAGCCTTCCTCGTCCCCTATCTTGTTGCCTTGGCCCTCGAGGGGATTCCCCTCTTCCACATTGAGCTTGCCATTGGCCAGCGCCTGCGGAAGGGCAGCGTCGGGGTGTGGACAGCCATCTCACCCTACCTGGGTGGAGTCG GGCTGggctgcttcaccatgtccttccTGATCAGCCTGTACTACAACACCGTCCTGAGCTGGGTGCTGTGGTACTTCCTCAACTCCTTCCAGCACCCGCTGCCCTGGAGCTCCTGCCCACTGGACCTCAACCGCACAG GGCTCGTGGAGGAGTGCCAGGGCAGCAGTACCGTGAGCTACTTCTGGTACCGGCAGACGCTGAATATCACGGCCGACATCAGTGACAGTGGCTCTATCCAGTGGCGGCTGCTGGGCTGCTTGGCTGCCTGCTGGGCGATCGTGTATCTGTGTGTCATCAGAGGCATCGAGTCCACTGGGAAG GCAATTTACTTCACGGCCTCATTCCCCTACCTGGTCCTGACCATCTTCCTGATCAGAGGGCTCACGCTGCCTGGGGCGACTGCTGGGCTGGTCCACCTGTTCACTCCCAAT ATGCAGATTCTCCTGGACCCCCGGGTGTGGCTGGATGCAGCCACCcagatatttttctctctgtctctggcctTTGGAGGACACATCGCTTTTGCGAGTTACAACCCACCCAG GAACGACTGTCAGAAGGATGCAGTGGCCATTGCCCTGGTCAACAGCATGACCTCTCTCTATGCATCCATTGCTGTCTTCTCAGTCTTGGGGTTCAAGGCAGCCAATGACCATGGGCGCTGCCTGGACAG AAATATTCTCCGCCTGATCAATGCATTCGACCTCCCGGACCAGGGGATCTCCAGGGAAGCCTACCCTGCAGCTCTGGGGCATCTGAATGCCTCCCAGCCCAAGCAGGTCGCCCAGCTCCACCTGGAGTCCTGCCGCCTGGAAGACTTCCTGGATAAG AGTGCCTCCGGCACGGGCCTGGCCTTCATCGTCTTCACGGAGGCCGTCCTCCACATGCCCGGTGCCCCCAGCTGGGCTGTGCTCTTCTTTGGGATGCTGTTTGCCTTGGGCCTGTCGTCCATGTTCGGGAACATGGAGGGCATCATCACACCGCTCCTGGACATGGGGCTCATGCCCAGATCGGTCTCCAAGGAGGTCCTGACTG GGGTGACCTGCCTGGTCTGCTTCCTCGTGGCGATCTGCTTCACGCTGCAGTCTGGAAACTACTGGCTGGAGATTTTTGACAATTTCACCGCTTCCATGAACCTGCTGGTCTTTGCCTTCTTTGAGGTGGTGGGCGTTGCTTATGTTTACGGGATGGAGCG GTTCTGTGATGACATAGCGTGGATGACAGGGAGGCGGCCTGGCCTTTACTGGCAGGTGACCTGGAAGGCTGTCAGCCCCCTGCTGCTGCTGACCATCCTTGCGGCCTATGCTGTCCTCCTGGCCTGGACGCCGCTGAGCTACAAGGCCTGGGACCCCCAATAT GCGCAGTTCCCCTGGAGGCAGGAGAAGTCCTACCCGGGCTGGGTACGGGCCACCTGTGTGCTCCTGTCCTTTGTACCCTCCCTGTGGGTCCCCGCTGTCGCGCTGGCCCAGCTGCTCTTCAGGTGCAGACGGAGGCAGGACGCTGGGCAGGACCGTGGTGAAGCTGCTGAGGGCCAGGGACGGGCGTGGGGAGGGCTGGGCCCCTGTGCTGCTTGCTAG
- the SLC6A18 gene encoding inactive sodium-dependent neutral amino acid transporter B(0)AT3 isoform X2: protein MQVAGLSRGMAHPPGPDAPGDGGGDARPRWDNKLQYLLSCVGFAVGLGNIWRFPYLCQSHGGGAFLVPYLVALALEGIPLFHIELAIGQRLRKGSVGVWTAISPYLGGVGLGCFTMSFLISLYYNTVLSWVLWYFLNSFQHPLPWSSCPLDLNRTGLVEECQGSSTVSYFWYRQTLNITADISDSGSIQWRLLGCLAACWAIVYLCVIRGIESTGKAIYFTASFPYLVLTIFLIRGLTLPGATAGLVHLFTPNMQILLDPRVWLDAATQIFFSLSLAFGGHIAFASYNPPRNDCQKDAVAIALVNSMTSLYASIAVFSVLGFKAANDHGRCLDRNILRLINAFDLPDQGISREAYPAALGHLNASQPKQVAQLHLESCRLEDFLDKSASGTGLAFIVFTEAVLHMPGAPSWAVLFFGMLFALGLSSMFGNMEGIITPLLDMGLMPRSVSKEVLTGVTCLVCFLVAICFTLQSGNYWLEIFDNFTASMNLLVFAFFEVVGVAYVYGMERFCDDIAWMTGRRPGLYWQVTWKAVSPLLLLTILAAYAVLLAWTPLSYKAWDPQYETRDRPLAPVGAPEPTPTALATWASGPGAAPRSPQFLPWGRA, encoded by the exons ATGCAGGTGGCAGGGCTGAGCCGTGGCATGGCACACCCCCCAGGGCCAGATGCACCTGGGGACGGCGGCGGGGATGCGAGGCCCCGGTGGGACAACAAGCTCCAGTATCTGCTGAGCTGCGTGGGCTTTGCTGTGGGCCTGGGCAACATCTGGAGGTTCCCGTACCTGTGCCAGAGCCATGGTGGAG GAGCCTTCCTCGTCCCCTATCTTGTTGCCTTGGCCCTCGAGGGGATTCCCCTCTTCCACATTGAGCTTGCCATTGGCCAGCGCCTGCGGAAGGGCAGCGTCGGGGTGTGGACAGCCATCTCACCCTACCTGGGTGGAGTCG GGCTGggctgcttcaccatgtccttccTGATCAGCCTGTACTACAACACCGTCCTGAGCTGGGTGCTGTGGTACTTCCTCAACTCCTTCCAGCACCCGCTGCCCTGGAGCTCCTGCCCACTGGACCTCAACCGCACAG GGCTCGTGGAGGAGTGCCAGGGCAGCAGTACCGTGAGCTACTTCTGGTACCGGCAGACGCTGAATATCACGGCCGACATCAGTGACAGTGGCTCTATCCAGTGGCGGCTGCTGGGCTGCTTGGCTGCCTGCTGGGCGATCGTGTATCTGTGTGTCATCAGAGGCATCGAGTCCACTGGGAAG GCAATTTACTTCACGGCCTCATTCCCCTACCTGGTCCTGACCATCTTCCTGATCAGAGGGCTCACGCTGCCTGGGGCGACTGCTGGGCTGGTCCACCTGTTCACTCCCAAT ATGCAGATTCTCCTGGACCCCCGGGTGTGGCTGGATGCAGCCACCcagatatttttctctctgtctctggcctTTGGAGGACACATCGCTTTTGCGAGTTACAACCCACCCAG GAACGACTGTCAGAAGGATGCAGTGGCCATTGCCCTGGTCAACAGCATGACCTCTCTCTATGCATCCATTGCTGTCTTCTCAGTCTTGGGGTTCAAGGCAGCCAATGACCATGGGCGCTGCCTGGACAG AAATATTCTCCGCCTGATCAATGCATTCGACCTCCCGGACCAGGGGATCTCCAGGGAAGCCTACCCTGCAGCTCTGGGGCATCTGAATGCCTCCCAGCCCAAGCAGGTCGCCCAGCTCCACCTGGAGTCCTGCCGCCTGGAAGACTTCCTGGATAAG AGTGCCTCCGGCACGGGCCTGGCCTTCATCGTCTTCACGGAGGCCGTCCTCCACATGCCCGGTGCCCCCAGCTGGGCTGTGCTCTTCTTTGGGATGCTGTTTGCCTTGGGCCTGTCGTCCATGTTCGGGAACATGGAGGGCATCATCACACCGCTCCTGGACATGGGGCTCATGCCCAGATCGGTCTCCAAGGAGGTCCTGACTG GGGTGACCTGCCTGGTCTGCTTCCTCGTGGCGATCTGCTTCACGCTGCAGTCTGGAAACTACTGGCTGGAGATTTTTGACAATTTCACCGCTTCCATGAACCTGCTGGTCTTTGCCTTCTTTGAGGTGGTGGGCGTTGCTTATGTTTACGGGATGGAGCG GTTCTGTGATGACATAGCGTGGATGACAGGGAGGCGGCCTGGCCTTTACTGGCAGGTGACCTGGAAGGCTGTCAGCCCCCTGCTGCTGCTGACCATCCTTGCGGCCTATGCTGTCCTCCTGGCCTGGACGCCGCTGAGCTACAAGGCCTGGGACCCCCAATAT GAGACCCGGGACAGACCCCTAGCACCTGTGGGGGCACCAGAGCCGACTCCCACAGCCCTGGCAACCTGGGCCAGTGGGCCGGGAGCGGCTCCCAGGTCCCCACAGTTCCTCCCATGGGGTCGTGCCTGA
- the SLC6A19 gene encoding sodium-dependent neutral amino acid transporter B(0)AT1 yields MPRLTLPNPGLEDRIPSLDQLGGIEKEEASSRPKWDNKAQYMLTCVGFCVGLGNVWRFPYLCQSHGGGAFMIPFLILLVLEGIPLLYLEFAIGQRLRKGSVGVWSAIHPALKGVGIASMFVSFMVGLYYNTIIAWVMWYFFNSFQDPLPWSDCPLNANRTGYVEECALSSSVDYFWYRETLNISTSISDSGSVQWWVLLSLTCAWSVLYVCTIRGIETTGKAVYITSTLPYVVLTIFLIRGLTLKGATNGIVFLFTPNVTELANPVTWLDAGAQVFYSFSLAFGGLISFSSYNSVHNNCEMDSVIVSIINGFTSVYAATVVYSIIGFRATERYDSCFSTNILTLINGFDLPEGNVTQDNFAEMQQWCNTTDPVAYAKLRFQTCDMNSFLSEGVEGTGLAFIVFTEAITKMPVSPLWSVLFFIMLFCLGLSSMFGNMEGVVVPLQDLKLMPAKWPKELLTGLICLGMYLIAFIFTLNSGQYWLSLLDSYAGSIPLLIIAFCEMFAVVYVYGMDRFNRDIEFMIGHKPNIFWQVTWRVVSPLLMLVIFLFFFVIKVNEELIYSVWDPTYEEFPKSQKVPYPGWVYGVVVIVAGVPCLVIPGFAIYKLIRSCCQKPGGRQGLVSSLSTASVNGDLKY; encoded by the exons ATGCCAAGGCTCACGCTGCCCAACCCGGGCCTGGAGGACCGGATCCCGTCTCTGGACCAGCTGGGGGGCATCGAGAAGGAGGAGGCCAGCTCGCGGCCCAAGTGGGACAACAAGGCTCAGTACATGCTCACCTGTGTGGGCTTCTGTGTGGGCCTGGGCAACGTGTGGCGCTTCCCCTACCTGTGCCAGAGCCATGGCGGAG GGGCCTTCATGATCCCGTTCCTCATCCTGCTGGTGCTGGAGGGCATCCCGCTGCTGTACCTGGAGTTTGCAATTGGGCAGAGGCTGCGCAAGGGCAGCGTGGGCGTCTGGAGCGCCATCCACCCTGCCCTGAAGGGCGTAG GCATCGCGTCCATGTTTGTGTCCTTCATGGTGGGCCTCTACTACAACACCATCATCGCCTGGGTTATGTGGTACTTCTTCAACTCCTTCCAGGACCCGCTGCCCTGGAGCGACTGCCCGCTCAATGCCAACCGGACAG GCTATGTGGAAGAGTGTGCCCTCAGCTCCTCCGTGGACTACTTCTGGTACCGGGAGACCCTCAACATCTCCACGTCCATCAGCGACTCAGGCTCCGTGCAGTGGTGGGTCCTGCTCAGCCTGACCTGCGCCTGGAGCGTGCTCTACGTGTGTACCATACGCGGCATCGAGACCACCGGGAAG gctgTGTACATCACCTCCACGCTGCCCTACGTCGTCCTGACCATCTTCCTCATCCGTGGCCTGACGCTGAAGGGTGCCACCAATGGCATCGTCTTCCTCTTCACGCCCAAC GTCACAGAGCTGGCCAACCCGGTAACCTGGCTGGACGCGGGCGCCCAGGTCTTCTACTCGTTCTCGCTGGCCTTCGGGGGCCTCATTTCCTTCTCCAGCTACAACTCTGTGCA CAACAACTGTGAGATGGACTCGGTCATCGTGTCCATCATCAACGGCTTCACGTCTGTGTACGCGGCCACCGTGGTCTACTCTATCATCGGCTTCCGTGCCACTGAGCGCTATGACAGCTGCTTCAGCAC GAACATCCTGACGCTCATCAACGGGTTTGACCTTCCCGAAGGCAACGTGACGCAGGACAACTTTGCAGAAATGCAGCAGTGGTGCAACACCACGGACCCCGTGGCCTACGCAAAGCTGAGGTTCCAGACCTGTGACATGAACTCCTTCCTGTCTGAG GGCGTGGAGGGCACAGGGCTGGCCTTCATCGTGTTCACGGAGGCCATTACCAAGATGCCAGTGTCCCCGCTGTGGTCCGTGCTCTTCTTCATCATGCTCTTCTGCCTGGGCCTGTCGTCCATGTTCGGGAACATGGAGGGTGTGGTCGTGCCCCTGCAGGACCTCAAGCTCATGCCTGCAAAGTGGCCGAAGGAGCTGCTCACAG GCCTCATCTGCCTGGGGATGTACCTCATCGCCTTCATCTTCACGCTGAACTCTGGCCAGTACTGGCTGTCCCTGCTAGACAGCTATGCCGGCTCCATCCCCCTCCTCATCATCGCCTTCTGCGAGATGTTCGCTGTGGTCTACGTGTATGGCATGGACAg GTTCAACAGGGACATCGAGTTTATGATCGGCCACAAGCCCAACATCTTCTGGCAGGTGACCTGGAGGGTGGTGAGCCCCCTGCTCATGCTGGTCATCTTCTTGTTCTTCTTCGTGATCAAGGTCAATGAGGAGCTGATATACAGCGTCTGGGACCCCACCTAC GAGGAATTTCCCAAATCCCAGAAGGTCCCATACCCAGGCTGGGTGTATGGAGTGGTGGTCATCGTGGCTGGGGTGCCCTGCCTCGTCATCCCTGGCTTCGCCATCTACAAGCTCATCAGGAGCTGCTGCCAGAAGCCAGGGGGCCGCCAGGGGCTGGTCAGCTCTCTGTCCACAGCCTCCGTCAATGGGGACCTGAAGTACTGA